In Salinigranum marinum, one DNA window encodes the following:
- a CDS encoding PGF-CTERM sorting domain-containing protein has protein sequence MNGRSLVALCLVLCTLTGTVTAPVGALETAHAPPVPSDTERTTLAHGTTWPVGTAASTRAAGVGAADRNVSLTTPGPNVSLTATGATNGTVSEYELSSLDGVGNLSIEVTGVATTEVDTVSTPLTPGAIWDLRIAGDVEPAGPDGTGNPEVSLTARQGSWNTGYASNDLPNGTLFGDDTHSAHTIRSVPANVELHRLTIPELSSVDGGCADVYVNEDGQNGAYSEGIQVASGLCPTGTGSTTIQFDTPYTTTSDGVTVEFVSTIGGPVRAPLDETAADRDGYENSERGDAGDFVANLTVSTGLPANVSLRDSAGDVVSFGTFDDNETVTETVDLQTGDSFKPSFAANGADLVATVRYQEISHSANPAVTVNGNRTEYAGTLAPGETASLPANAEWLRPGRNTVAVELDTASTSDEPEPAVDLRYRHGAPSSPALSPATPSTPAGSETSPEPDDAATAVTTGDRGTPEPGATTAADAPGDGVVVTDVSFEKQEIRPSEEAVVLVTVQNPTDRPRTDTVELELFGQLVNSREVTVPAGGETTVRFVHNIVAPGTYTARVDTETATVRVRAPRSTTASTSSSSTSTTFPGFGPPVALVAAAVAALLFVRRD, from the coding sequence ATGAACGGTCGATCGCTCGTCGCGCTCTGTCTGGTGCTCTGTACGCTCACGGGAACGGTGACGGCACCGGTTGGAGCGCTCGAGACGGCGCACGCGCCGCCCGTCCCGTCGGACACCGAACGCACGACCCTCGCCCACGGCACGACGTGGCCCGTGGGAACGGCAGCGTCGACCCGCGCCGCCGGCGTCGGGGCGGCCGACCGGAACGTCTCGCTCACGACCCCCGGTCCGAACGTCTCGCTCACGGCGACGGGCGCGACGAACGGCACCGTCTCGGAGTACGAACTGTCGAGCCTCGACGGCGTGGGGAACCTCTCGATCGAGGTGACCGGCGTGGCGACGACCGAGGTCGACACGGTCTCGACACCGCTCACGCCGGGAGCCATCTGGGATCTGCGTATCGCCGGCGACGTCGAACCGGCGGGTCCGGACGGAACCGGCAACCCCGAGGTGTCGTTGACGGCCCGTCAGGGCTCGTGGAACACCGGCTACGCGTCGAACGACCTGCCGAACGGGACGCTCTTCGGCGACGACACTCACTCGGCGCACACGATCCGTTCGGTCCCGGCGAACGTGGAACTGCACCGGCTGACGATCCCCGAACTGTCGTCCGTCGACGGCGGCTGTGCCGACGTCTACGTGAACGAGGACGGACAGAACGGGGCGTACAGCGAGGGCATCCAGGTCGCGTCCGGCCTCTGCCCGACGGGGACGGGGTCGACGACCATCCAGTTCGACACCCCCTACACTACGACGTCCGACGGGGTGACGGTCGAGTTCGTCTCGACGATCGGCGGGCCGGTCCGCGCCCCGCTGGACGAGACTGCCGCCGACCGGGACGGCTACGAGAACAGCGAGCGCGGCGACGCGGGTGACTTCGTCGCGAACCTCACCGTCTCGACGGGCCTCCCGGCGAACGTGTCGCTCAGGGACTCCGCCGGCGACGTCGTCTCGTTCGGAACCTTCGACGACAACGAGACCGTGACGGAGACGGTCGACCTCCAGACGGGTGATTCGTTCAAGCCGTCGTTCGCGGCGAACGGTGCCGACCTCGTCGCCACCGTTCGGTACCAGGAGATCTCCCACAGCGCGAACCCGGCCGTCACGGTGAACGGCAACCGAACCGAGTACGCGGGGACGCTCGCCCCCGGCGAGACCGCGTCGCTCCCGGCGAACGCGGAGTGGCTCCGGCCCGGACGCAACACGGTCGCGGTCGAACTCGACACGGCGTCGACGTCTGACGAGCCCGAACCGGCCGTCGACCTCCGCTACCGACACGGTGCGCCCTCCTCTCCGGCACTGTCGCCCGCGACGCCGTCGACCCCGGCGGGGAGCGAGACGTCCCCCGAGCCGGACGACGCGGCCACTGCGGTCACGACCGGCGACCGTGGCACGCCCGAGCCCGGCGCGACCACCGCCGCCGACGCGCCCGGCGACGGGGTCGTCGTGACCGACGTCTCGTTCGAGAAACAGGAGATCCGCCCGTCGGAAGAGGCGGTGGTCCTGGTGACGGTGCAGAACCCGACCGACCGCCCGAGAACCGACACGGTCGAGCTCGAACTGTTCGGACAGCTGGTCAACTCACGGGAGGTCACCGTTCCAGCCGGGGGGGAGACGACGGTCCGGTTCGTCCACAACATCGTCGCGCCCGGGACGTACACGGCCCGGGTCGACACCGAGACCGCGACGGTCCGCGTCCGCGCCCCCCGGTCGACGACGGCGTCCACCAGTTCGAGTTCGACGTCGACGACGTTCCCCGGTTTCGGGCCCCCCGTCGCGCTCGTCGCGGCCGCCGTCGCGGCACTCCTGTTCGTCCGCCGGGACTGA
- a CDS encoding HAD family phosphatase translates to MDGVLVDSERFWHAFEDEWVFAEATEGTPTREEVTGRNYREMYDYLSTEYGTTVSKEEFVGRYDEHAMDVVYGDGVVLMEGAEELFDGLRARAKLAIVSSAPQDWIAVVRERFDLDPLDLVLSADDIDDPGKPEPHIYEHAAAELGLDPERCVVVEDSYNGVAAAVAAGAYCIAYRTPQNRGVDHSAADEVVEGPAALRAALMRLVDGDP, encoded by the coding sequence ATGGACGGTGTACTGGTCGATTCCGAACGGTTCTGGCACGCGTTCGAAGACGAGTGGGTCTTCGCCGAGGCGACCGAGGGAACGCCGACGCGCGAGGAGGTGACCGGGCGGAACTACCGGGAGATGTACGACTACCTCTCGACGGAATACGGAACGACGGTCTCGAAAGAGGAGTTCGTCGGTCGGTACGACGAACACGCGATGGACGTGGTATACGGCGACGGCGTCGTGCTGATGGAGGGTGCCGAGGAGCTGTTCGACGGCCTCCGCGCTCGCGCGAAACTGGCGATCGTCTCCTCCGCGCCACAGGACTGGATCGCGGTCGTCCGTGAGCGGTTCGACCTCGACCCGCTCGACCTCGTGTTGAGCGCCGACGACATCGACGACCCCGGCAAGCCCGAGCCGCACATCTACGAACACGCCGCGGCCGAGCTCGGCCTCGACCCCGAGCGCTGCGTCGTCGTCGAGGACTCGTACAACGGCGTCGCGGCGGCCGTCGCGGCCGGAGCGTACTGTATCGCCTACCGGACGCCGCAGAACCGGGGCGTCGACCACTCCGCCGCAGACGAGGTTGTCGAGGGGCCTGCGGCGTTGCGCGCAGCGCTGATGCGGCTGGTCGACGGCGACCCCTGA
- a CDS encoding DEAD/DEAH box helicase yields MKVAEAIPEFADAFGFEEFNRMQREALPAIMERDENVVAAAPTASGKTALAELAMCKTLGEGGTALFIAPLRALTNEKEAEWERFEDLGYSVYVVTGERDLNPRRAERADILVMTPEKTDSATRKHDSPRYGFVTDVDCVVIDEVHLLDSDSRGGVLEVTVSRLRRLCDPRIVALSATMRNVADVAAWLDAVEETTFEFGDDYRPVKLHAGVKTYSHGENSFADKYRRLYRAFDLAEPHIREAGQALVFVSSRQDTVQAAAKARDEFAERDVPMGARGDYDFHNEAKELSNDSLRNSVVDGIGFHHAGLGKEDRDRVERWFREGKIQLLFSTSTLAWGVNLPARCVVIRDTKYHDPLEGDVDISPLDVMQMLGRAGRPGYDDVGYGWVVCDRSDADRYRRLISDGKDIESHLAAELDSHLNAEVAMGTIDDLDDVLSWLETTFYYVRAQSRPQEYAFDGLRDRVRETLESLVDRGFVSMDGLGVEPTSLGRLASKYYLDLATARRFHDLSEREYIDADAVLESVAGASEFHSVSCRSAETDAVDSVLTGMDSSLDGGNRKVLAICRASMTGSTPADLRSDAWIIRQNALRLLAALREFLDTFSGPRAANLARRVEARVEHGVSRDAVGLTAVDGIGSRRAGRLSSAGLRTPSDLVAAGTTALTRADLSEGVAERVVESAQSLPAIEIDWGPFPETVERGTSAVREVSVRNTGGSGRTGIRVTVNDVEMTTKTTYLSDATHVPVGVFGATDDELTFRIEVSFPDLPLLPVHEERTVAVVD; encoded by the coding sequence GTGAAAGTGGCCGAGGCCATCCCCGAGTTCGCCGACGCGTTCGGCTTCGAGGAGTTCAACCGGATGCAACGCGAGGCGCTCCCGGCGATCATGGAGCGCGACGAGAACGTGGTCGCCGCGGCCCCGACGGCGTCGGGGAAGACGGCGCTGGCGGAACTGGCGATGTGTAAGACCCTCGGGGAAGGAGGAACGGCGCTCTTTATCGCCCCCTTGCGCGCGCTGACGAACGAGAAGGAAGCCGAGTGGGAACGTTTCGAGGATCTCGGCTACTCGGTGTACGTCGTGACGGGCGAGCGCGACCTCAACCCTCGCCGCGCGGAGCGGGCGGACATCCTCGTGATGACGCCCGAGAAGACCGACTCGGCCACGAGGAAACACGACTCTCCCAGATACGGCTTCGTCACCGACGTGGACTGCGTCGTCATCGACGAGGTCCACCTCCTCGACTCCGACTCCAGAGGCGGGGTGCTCGAAGTGACCGTCTCCCGCCTTCGGCGGCTCTGTGACCCGCGAATCGTGGCGCTGTCGGCGACGATGCGCAACGTCGCCGACGTCGCCGCGTGGCTGGACGCGGTCGAAGAAACGACGTTCGAGTTCGGCGACGACTACCGCCCGGTGAAGCTCCACGCGGGAGTGAAGACGTACAGCCACGGCGAGAACAGCTTCGCCGACAAGTACCGTCGACTGTACAGAGCGTTCGACCTGGCCGAACCGCACATCCGCGAGGCGGGCCAGGCGCTCGTCTTCGTCTCCTCGCGGCAGGACACGGTGCAGGCCGCGGCGAAGGCGCGCGACGAGTTCGCCGAACGCGACGTGCCGATGGGTGCCCGCGGCGACTACGACTTCCACAACGAGGCGAAGGAGCTGTCGAACGATTCGTTGCGAAACTCCGTCGTCGACGGCATCGGGTTCCACCACGCGGGGCTCGGGAAGGAGGACCGCGATCGAGTGGAGAGATGGTTCCGCGAGGGGAAGATCCAACTGCTGTTCTCGACGTCGACGCTCGCGTGGGGTGTGAACCTCCCCGCCCGGTGCGTCGTCATCCGCGACACGAAGTACCACGACCCGCTGGAGGGCGACGTGGACATCTCCCCGCTGGACGTGATGCAGATGCTCGGTCGGGCCGGCCGGCCGGGCTACGACGACGTCGGCTACGGCTGGGTGGTGTGTGACCGCTCTGACGCCGACCGCTACCGGCGACTCATCAGCGATGGAAAAGACATCGAGTCCCACCTCGCCGCCGAGTTGGACTCACATCTCAACGCCGAGGTCGCGATGGGCACCATCGACGACCTCGACGACGTGCTCTCGTGGCTGGAGACGACGTTCTACTACGTGCGCGCGCAGTCCCGTCCCCAGGAGTACGCCTTCGACGGCCTCAGGGATCGAGTCCGGGAGACGCTCGAATCGCTCGTCGACCGCGGCTTCGTCTCGATGGACGGCCTGGGGGTCGAGCCCACCTCGCTCGGCCGGCTGGCGTCGAAGTACTACCTCGATCTCGCGACCGCGCGGCGCTTTCACGACCTCTCCGAGCGCGAGTACATCGACGCCGACGCCGTCCTCGAGAGCGTCGCGGGCGCGTCGGAGTTCCACTCCGTCTCCTGCCGCTCGGCCGAGACCGACGCGGTCGACTCCGTCCTCACGGGGATGGACAGCTCGCTCGACGGCGGCAACCGCAAGGTGCTCGCCATCTGCCGGGCGTCGATGACTGGCTCGACCCCGGCTGACCTCCGGAGCGACGCCTGGATCATCAGGCAGAACGCCCTCCGGCTGTTGGCGGCGCTCCGGGAGTTCCTCGACACCTTCTCGGGCCCGCGCGCGGCCAACCTCGCCCGCCGGGTCGAGGCGCGCGTCGAACACGGCGTCTCCCGCGACGCGGTCGGGCTCACCGCCGTCGACGGAATCGGCTCGCGTCGGGCGGGGCGGCTCTCGTCGGCCGGGCTGCGAACCCCGTCCGATCTCGTCGCGGCCGGCACGACGGCGCTGACCCGGGCGGACCTCTCTGAGGGGGTGGCCGAGCGGGTCGTCGAGTCGGCGCAGTCGCTGCCGGCGATCGAGATCGACTGGGGGCCGTTCCCCGAGACGGTCGAGCGCGGGACCAGCGCGGTCAGGGAAGTCTCCGTGCGAAACACCGGGGGGAGCGGCCGTACCGGGATCCGCGTCACGGTCAACGACGTGGAGATGACGACGAAGACGACGTACCTCTCGGACGCGACGCACGTCCCCGTCGGCGTCTTCGGCGCGACCGACGACGAACTCACCTTCCGCATCGAGGTGTCGTTCCCCGACCTCCCGCTGCTCCCGGTCCACGAGGAACGAACCGTCGCGGTCGTCGACTGA
- a CDS encoding DUF2892 domain-containing protein, producing MNKNVGGIDRNARLIIGPVLLVVGLTALVQLLPLGTLGAVAALVVGAILTVTGAVQRCPLNALLGVDTCPIDG from the coding sequence ATGAATAAAAACGTCGGCGGAATCGATCGAAACGCGCGCCTGATCATCGGTCCGGTCTTGCTTGTCGTTGGACTCACGGCACTCGTTCAACTGCTGCCGCTCGGGACGCTCGGTGCCGTCGCTGCCCTCGTCGTCGGGGCGATCCTGACAGTGACCGGCGCGGTCCAGCGGTGTCCGCTGAACGCGCTGCTCGGCGTCGACACCTGTCCGATCGACGGGTGA
- the lipA gene encoding lipoyl synthase: MRPPSGQRFTEIKRELRDRNLHTVCEEANCPNLGECWSGQDGPGTATFMLMGDRCSRGCNFCDVQTGGMEALDPDEPDNVAEAVAEIGLDYVVLTSVDRDDLPDQGAGHFARTIRAIKERDPSILVEVLIPDFQGEPELVREIIDARPDVIAHNIETVERLQWPVRDRRAGYEQSLSVLEQVTAESDIHTKTSIMLGLGEYAHEVYQTLSDLREADVDVVTLGQYLQPSRSHLDVYDYVHPDAFDTWRRVAEDELGFLYCASGPMVRSSYKAGELFVDALVREGRTVEEARRAARAAD; encoded by the coding sequence ATGCGACCGCCGTCGGGCCAGCGGTTCACCGAGATCAAGCGCGAACTCAGGGACAGAAACCTCCACACCGTCTGCGAGGAGGCCAATTGCCCGAACCTCGGGGAGTGCTGGTCGGGACAAGACGGCCCGGGAACGGCGACGTTCATGCTGATGGGCGACCGCTGCTCGCGGGGCTGTAACTTCTGCGACGTCCAGACCGGAGGGATGGAGGCGCTCGACCCCGACGAACCCGACAACGTCGCCGAGGCGGTGGCCGAGATCGGCCTCGACTACGTCGTCCTCACCTCCGTGGATAGAGACGACCTCCCCGACCAGGGCGCGGGGCACTTCGCGCGGACCATCCGCGCGATCAAAGAGCGCGACCCCTCGATCCTCGTCGAGGTCCTGATCCCCGACTTCCAAGGGGAACCGGAACTCGTGCGGGAGATCATCGACGCGCGCCCCGACGTGATCGCGCACAACATCGAGACGGTCGAACGCCTGCAGTGGCCCGTCCGTGACCGCCGCGCGGGCTACGAGCAGTCGCTGTCCGTGCTCGAACAGGTCACCGCCGAGTCCGACATCCACACCAAGACGTCGATCATGCTCGGCCTCGGCGAGTACGCCCACGAGGTGTACCAGACGCTGTCGGACCTCCGGGAGGCCGACGTCGACGTCGTCACGCTCGGGCAGTACCTCCAGCCGTCGCGGTCACACCTCGACGTCTACGACTACGTCCACCCCGACGCGTTCGACACCTGGCGGCGGGTCGCCGAGGACGAACTCGGCTTCCTCTACTGCGCCTCGGGGCCGATGGTGCGCTCGTCGTACAAAGCGGGGGAGCTGTTCGTCGACGCGCTCGTCCGCGAGGGCCGGACGGTCGAGGAGGCGCGACGGGCCGCGCGTGCCGCCGACTGA
- the pdhA gene encoding pyruvate dehydrogenase (acetyl-transferring) E1 component subunit alpha yields the protein MSVLQRDPRDQVRVLDEDGSVVGDVPDVDDETLVSMYREMKLARHFDTRAVSLQRQGRMGTYPPLSGQEGAQVASAHALDEEDWLFPSYREHAALHTRGFPLDRILLYWMGTERGNEAPPDVNTFPVAVPIATQTLHAVGASWASKHKGERKAFITYFGDGGSSEGDTHEAMNFAGVFDTPTVFFCNNNQWAISVPRERQTAAETIAQRADAYGFQGIQVDGMDPLAVYDVTRAAVEKAKADTPDELRPTLIEAVQYRFGAHTTADDPTVYRDSDEVEQWKRKDPIPRLETFLRETGRLDDDDVERIEREVQQEVADAIETAESTPRPDPEELFDHTFAERTPDIEAQHEAFAAMRERLGDEAFRNE from the coding sequence GTGAGCGTGCTACAGCGCGATCCACGGGATCAGGTCCGCGTCCTCGACGAGGACGGCAGCGTCGTCGGCGACGTCCCCGACGTGGACGACGAGACGCTGGTGTCGATGTACCGCGAGATGAAACTCGCCCGGCACTTCGACACCCGTGCGGTGAGCCTCCAGCGGCAGGGGCGGATGGGCACCTATCCGCCGCTGTCGGGACAGGAGGGCGCACAGGTGGCGAGCGCCCACGCGCTCGACGAGGAGGACTGGCTCTTCCCGTCGTACCGCGAGCACGCCGCGCTCCACACGCGTGGCTTCCCGCTCGACCGGATCTTGCTGTACTGGATGGGCACCGAGCGCGGCAACGAAGCGCCGCCGGACGTCAACACGTTCCCCGTCGCGGTGCCGATCGCCACCCAGACCCTCCACGCGGTCGGCGCGTCGTGGGCTTCGAAACACAAAGGCGAGCGGAAGGCGTTCATCACCTACTTCGGTGACGGGGGCTCCTCGGAGGGCGACACCCACGAGGCGATGAACTTCGCTGGCGTGTTCGACACCCCCACCGTGTTCTTCTGCAACAACAACCAGTGGGCGATCTCCGTCCCCCGGGAGCGACAGACGGCGGCCGAGACGATCGCGCAGCGGGCCGACGCCTACGGCTTTCAGGGGATCCAGGTCGATGGGATGGATCCGCTGGCGGTGTACGACGTCACGCGCGCCGCGGTCGAGAAGGCCAAGGCCGACACACCCGACGAACTCCGGCCGACGCTCATCGAGGCGGTTCAGTACCGCTTCGGCGCGCACACGACCGCTGACGACCCGACGGTGTACCGCGACAGCGACGAGGTCGAACAGTGGAAACGGAAAGATCCCATCCCGCGGCTGGAGACGTTCCTCCGCGAGACGGGCCGACTCGACGACGACGACGTCGAGCGGATCGAACGCGAGGTCCAGCAGGAGGTGGCCGACGCCATCGAGACGGCGGAGTCGACCCCCCGGCCCGACCCCGAGGAACTGTTCGACCACACCTTCGCCGAGCGAACCCCGGACATCGAGGCGCAACACGAGGCGTTCGCCGCCATGCGCGAGCGACTCGGCGACGAGGCGTTCCGCAACGAGTAA
- a CDS encoding alpha-ketoacid dehydrogenase subunit beta, whose product MSTSQTQNLTLVQAVRDGLHTGMQRDDDVIVLGEDVGKNGGVFRATEGLYDEFGGDRVIDTPLAESGIVGTAIGMAAYGLKPVPEIQFSGFMYPAFDQIVSHAARLRTRSRGRFTCPLVVRAPYGGGIRAPEHHSESKEAFYAHEAGLKVVIPSTPADTKGLLISAIRDPDPVIFLEPKLIYRAFRGDVPEGEHTVPIGEAQVRREGEDVSVFVYGAMTPRTLEAAENLAEEGVDVEVVDLRTVSPLDREAIVDSFTKTGRACVVHEAPRSGGLAGEITATIQEEALLYQEAPVVRVTGYDVPYPLYALEDYYLPSVARIEDGIREAVEYP is encoded by the coding sequence ATGAGCACGTCACAAACACAGAACCTCACCCTGGTCCAGGCGGTACGGGACGGTCTCCACACCGGAATGCAGCGCGACGACGACGTCATCGTCCTCGGGGAGGACGTCGGGAAGAACGGCGGCGTCTTCCGCGCGACCGAAGGGCTGTACGACGAGTTCGGCGGCGATCGGGTCATCGACACCCCGCTCGCGGAGTCGGGCATCGTCGGCACGGCCATCGGGATGGCCGCCTACGGGCTCAAACCCGTCCCGGAGATCCAGTTCTCCGGCTTCATGTACCCGGCGTTCGACCAGATCGTCTCTCACGCCGCCCGGCTCCGGACGCGGTCTCGCGGTCGTTTTACCTGTCCGCTCGTCGTTCGCGCGCCCTACGGCGGCGGCATCCGCGCGCCCGAACACCACTCCGAGTCGAAGGAGGCGTTCTACGCGCACGAGGCCGGGCTCAAGGTCGTCATCCCGTCGACGCCGGCCGACACCAAGGGGCTACTCATCTCTGCCATCCGCGATCCGGACCCCGTGATCTTCCTCGAACCGAAGCTCATCTACCGCGCGTTCAGGGGTGACGTCCCGGAGGGCGAACACACCGTCCCGATCGGCGAGGCACAGGTTCGAAGGGAAGGCGAAGACGTCTCGGTCTTCGTCTACGGCGCGATGACGCCGCGAACCCTCGAAGCCGCCGAGAACCTCGCCGAGGAGGGGGTCGACGTCGAGGTGGTCGACCTCCGGACTGTCTCGCCGCTGGATCGGGAGGCTATCGTCGACTCGTTCACGAAGACCGGGCGGGCGTGCGTCGTCCACGAGGCCCCCCGGTCGGGCGGGCTCGCGGGTGAGATCACTGCGACGATCCAGGAGGAGGCGCTGCTGTACCAGGAAGCGCCCGTCGTCCGCGTGACCGGGTACGACGTTCCCTACCCGCTGTACGCCCTGGAGGACTACTACCTCCCCTCGGTCGCGCGCATCGAGGACGGCATCCGGGAGG